Proteins from a genomic interval of Lycium ferocissimum isolate CSIRO_LF1 chromosome 2, AGI_CSIRO_Lferr_CH_V1, whole genome shotgun sequence:
- the LOC132047017 gene encoding exocyst complex component EXO70E2-like — protein sequence MGDCEPSVPQMEEEEENLIAAAQNIVKALGSNRTLTDDARKILADLGTQLSSITRVSEPQDEEADETEEQFIELEEEFNLVHSKVMSWEVGKSMIWDCGQEEAYEYLRYVDQARKLIERLESLNLVKGSKEDELLRRAHDLLQTAMNRLEEEFTHLLVHNRQPFEPEHMSFRSSEDDTLDDGSIVSFGDDSVEDNVVQRDSMSRSSEEFIIELVHPDVIPDLRCIANLMFDSNYGRECSQAFINVRKDGLDDCLFILEIEKLSIEDVLKMEWKSLNSKIRRWIRAMKIFVRIYLASEKWLSDQIFSELESVSSVCFAEASKASILQLLNFGEAIAIGPHQPEKLIRILDMYEVLADLIPDIDAMYSDEAGLCVRTECQVILRNLGDCAKATFLEFENAVASSISANPFPGGGIHHLTRYVMNYMKTLIDYSKTLDELLKGHEKEDSVDMTPDRDEDNAERGCYISPLAQHFRSFTSILECNLEDKSRLYKDESLGHLFLMNNIHYMAEKVKNSNLRTILGDGWIRKHNWKFQHHAMSYERATWSSILSLLRDEGLTNPGSNSISRTLLKERLYNFYVSFEDVYKRQTGWSIPDSQLREELRISTSLKVIQAYRTFVGRHTNNVSDKHIKYTADDLENFLLDLFEGSPRSLHGSYRK from the coding sequence ATGGGAGACTGTGAACCTTCAGTCCCCcaaatggaagaagaagaagaaaacctAATAGCTGCTGCACAGAACATTGTGAAAGCATTAGGgtcaaataggactttaaccGATGATGCTAGAAAAATCTTGGCTGATCTAGGCACTCAATTGTCTTCCATAACTAGAGTGAGTGAACCCCAAGATGAGGAAGCTGATGAAACTGAGGAGCAGTTTATTGAGCTAGAGGAGGAGTTTAATTTAGTGCATAGTAAAGTTATGAGCTGGGAAGTGGGTAAGTCAATGATATGGGATTGTGGCCAAGAAGAAGCATATGAGTATTTGAGATATGTCGATCAAGCTCGAAAATTGATTGAGAGATTGGAGAGTTTGAACTTGGTTAAAGGTAGCAAAGAGGATGAGCTTCTTCGTAGGGCTCACGATCTTTTGCAAACAGCGATGAATCGTCTTGAGGAAGAGTTTACGCATTTGCTTGTTCACAATAGGCAGCCTTTTGAGCCGGAGCATATGTCTTTTCGTTCAAGCGAAGACGATACATTAGATGATGGCTCTATTGTTTCGTTTGGGGATGACTCCGTTGAGGATAATGTGGTTCAAAGAGATAGTATGAGTAGGAGCTCGGAGGAGTTTATTATTGAATTGGTCCATCCAGATGTTATTCCTGATCTAAGATGCATTGCCAATTTGATGTTCGATTCAAATTATGGTCGCGAGTGTTCTCAGGCATTTATTAATGTTCGAAAAGATGGTTTGGATGATTGCCTCTTTATTCTTGAAATAGAGAAGTTGAGCATCGAGGATGTGTTAAAGATGGAATGGAAGTCATTGAACTCCAAAATCAGGAGGTGGATACGTGCTATGAAGATCTTTGTTCGCATTTACCTTGCTAGTGAAAAATGGTTAAGTGATCAGATTTTTAGTGAGCTGGAATCAGTTAGTTCAGTTTGCTTTGCTGAGGCCTCGAAAGCTTCAATCTTGCAGCTTCTGAATTTTGGCGAAGCTATAGCTATTGGCCCTCATCAACCGGAGAAGTTGATTCGGATTCTTGACATGTATGAAGTGCTTGCAGATCTTATCCCAGATATTGATGCTATGTACTCCGATGAGGCAGGTTTATGCGTTCGAACAGAATGCCAGGTAATCCTTAGAAACTTGGGAGATTGTGCAAAGGCGACATTTCTGGAATTTGAAAATGCTGTTGCTTCCAGCATATCGGCCAATCCTTTTCCGGGTGGTGGAATACACCATCTCACAAGGTATGTTATGAACTACATGAAAACTCTTATCGATTATAGCAAGACACTTGATGAGCTTCTGAAGGGCCATGAAAAGGAAGATTCAGTGGACATGACACCCGATAGAGATGAAGATAATGCAGAGAGGGGGTGTTATATTTCTCCGCTGGCTCAACATTTTCGATCCTTTACTTCGATTTTGGAATGCAACCTTGAGGATAAGTCCAGGTTATACAAGGATGAATCACTAGGTCACCTTTTCTTAATGAATAATATTCATTACATGGCTGAAAAGGTGAAGAATTCCAATCTAAGAACAATACTAGGCGATGGTTGGATCAGAAAACATAATTGGAAATTCCAACACCATGCAATGAGCTATGAGAGAGCTACTTGGAGCTCTATCCTCTCTTTACTTCGAGATGAAGGGCTAACGAATCCAGGCTCGAATTCTATCTCGAGAACTCTTCTCAAGGAGAGActatacaacttttatgtttcaTTTGAGGATGTTTACAAGAGACAGACAGGATGGTCAATCCCAGATAGTCAACTTCGTGAAGAGCTTCGAATCTCAACATCACTCAAGGTTATTCAGGCATACAGGACATTTGTTGGAAGACACACCAACAATGTAAGTGATAAGCACATAAAGTATACTGCGGATGATTTGGAGAACTTCCTTTTGGATCTCTTTGAGGGTTCTCCAAGATCTTTACATGGTTCCTACAGGAAGTGA